One window of Pyrus communis chromosome 12, drPyrComm1.1, whole genome shotgun sequence genomic DNA carries:
- the LOC137711749 gene encoding non-specific lipid transfer protein GPI-anchored 3-like, protein MASISKHLLLFSFLSLFELFGFSQGRQLTALLDQKAAAGGTQCLQKLIPCQAYLKAPEKAPSTCCSPLKKLVSDDAECLCTLFSNKDILSSLNITQADALKLSKACGANADISQCKKDAASPGTSPSSNSSSSGNSPGGTESAAYAPSALGGSGFAAVFLAFIIAAF, encoded by the exons atggcttcGATCTCAAAACACTTGCTTCTCTTCTCGTTTCTGTCCCTTTTCGAGTTGTTCGGATTCTCCCAAGGCCGGCAGCTTACTGCATTGCTGGATCAGAAGGCCGCTGCTGGTGGTACGCAATGCCTGCAGAAACTGATTCCTTGTCAGGCGTATTTGAAGGCGCCGGAGAAGGCTCCCTCGACGTGCTGCTCGCCGCTCAAGAAGTTGGTTTCGGATGATGCCGAGTGCCTTTGCACCCTCTTCAGCAACAAGGACATATTGAGCAGCCTTAACATCACGCAGGCTGATGCCTTGAAGCTTTCCAAGGCTTGTGGTGCCAATGCTGACATTTCACAATGCAAAAAGG ATGCAGCATCACCAGGCACTTCACCTTCTAGCAATA GTTCTTCCTCAGGCAACTCTCCCGGCGGTACAGAGAGTGCAGCTTACGCACCGTCCGCGCTCGGTGGATCGGGCTTTGCTGCCGTCTTCTTGGCCTTTATCATTGCAGCATTTTAG
- the LOC137710810 gene encoding TPR repeat-containing thioredoxin TDX-like isoform X1, which produces MDAAKVRELKEFISKCKSNPSIIHTPSLAFFKSYLQSLGARIPPVPEMQDKDDGDMSDTKQHFDVKREPSGDNDDHIIESDIELDVTDVVEPDNDPPQKMGDPSIEVTEEMQDAAQIEKSKAIDAISEGKLDEAIDHITEAIVLNPASAILKATRASFFVKLNKPNAAIRDANAALEINPDSAKGYKMRGMAKAMLGQWEEAVSDLHVASKLDHDEEIGSVLKKVEPNVHKIEEHHRKYERLRKERESKRAEQERKRQAEARERDASSALKDGEVIGIHSARELETKLNAASKTSRLAILYFTATWCGPCRFISPLYTSLAGKYKKVVFFKVDIDEARDVAANWNISSVPAFFFVKNGKEVDKMVGADKTALEKKIAQHAGSI; this is translated from the exons ATGGATGCTGCAAAGGTACGAGAGCTGAAGGAGTTCATCAGCAAGTGCAAGTCAAACCCTTCAATTATTCACACCCCTTCTCTCGCCTTCTTCAAGTCCTATCTCCAAAG CCTCGGTGCTCGGATTCCGCCGGTTCCGGAAATG CAGGATAAAGATGACGGTGACATGTCAGACACGAAACAACATTTTGATGTCAAACGTGAACCATCTGGGGATAATGATGATCACATCATTGAATCTGATATCGAGTTGGATGTTACTGATGTTGTGGAGCCTGATAACGATCCTCCACAGAAG ATGGGAGATCCGTCAATTGAAGTTACAGAAGAAATGCAGGATGCTGCACaaatagaaaaatcaaaagctATTGATGCTATCTCTGAAG GTAAGCTGGACGAAGCCATAGATCATATAACAGAAGCCATAGTGTTGAACCCAGCTTCAGCTATACTAAAAGCAACCAGAG CTAGTTTCTTTGTCAAACTGAATAAACCAAATGCGGCAATTCGTGATGCTAATGCAGCTTTAGAG ATTAACCCCGACTCTGCAAAAGGATATAAAATGAGAGGAATGGCTAAGGCCATGTTGGGTCAATGGGAAGAGGCAGTGAGTGATCTGCATGTAGCATCAAAGTTAGATCATGATGAGGAGATTGGTTCGGTGCTTAAAAAG GTTGAACCTAATGTTCACAAAATTGAAGAGCATCACAGAAAGTATGAACGCTTGCGTAAAGAAAGGGAGTCAAAAAGAGCTGAACAGGAGAGAAAGCGGCAAGCTGAAGCTCGA GAACGGGATGCGTCGTCTGCTCTTAAGGATG GAGAAGTAATTGGTATACACTCAGCCAGAGAATTAGAGACAAAGTTGAATGCTGCTTCAAAGACATCGCGCCTTGCAATCCTCTACTTCACAGCAACATGGTGTGGTCCTTGCCGCTTCATATCTCCCTTGTATACAAGCTTAGCTGGAAAGTACAAAAAAGTCGTTTTTTTTAAAGTTGACATCGATGAGGCAAGAGATGTGGCGGCAAACTGGAATATCAGCAGTGTTCCGGCCTTTTTCTTTGTGAAAAACGGTAAGGAGGTTGACAAGATGGTGGGGGCAGACAAAACTGCACTAGAAAAGAAGATTGCACAACATGCAGGCTCAATCTGA
- the LOC137710689 gene encoding uncharacterized protein — protein sequence MAVVTGDRYLEKLVHFVEQQAGSLIDGSLVLKLNPAGFHYVNSRLEALHELESLLAGAPVDYLRAYVSDLGDHRALEQLRRILRLLTSLKVVSVLPPSARDPTPLSFWPFGRLKVLELRGCDLSTSAAKGLLELRHTLEKIICHNSTDALRHVFASRIAEIKDSPQWNRLSFVSCACNGLVLMDESLQLLPAVETLDLSRNKFAKVDNLRKCVKLKHLDLGFNQLRTISSFGQVTCRLLKLVLRNNAITTLRGIENLKSLEGLDVSYNILSNFSELEYLSGLRSLENLWLEGNPLCCASWYRSQAFSYVTNPEKLKLDDKEISTREFWKRQLIIASRHKRPASFGFYSPAKCDDKGDSIINKKRKKVSRLASIVNEEENTCSDQDSVSCDNEIQSREDGVISDDEAEIVDLMTRVELMKKERSVLWLREFKEWLDRASENDADISRYSRARLHLEKENYIKNKASWRQLGEKSTYVQASGDESSTNVLESVGNVGRVGPVGMDSKDIGESLKAYSYEGTSTFSSEAKSSHTQTFTTDGGHRMVQNLSMSALSVIDDISESYSSSANPGSPPHYQKDILHRRHNLEEEILQLSAESYSVASSDSNTSSSEDENCESRQSVPENLLNESAEEYPSKNCFKYYDIKHEVDRCSVGVRASDIPADAHDVEITNCINEEGDLPERRKGRQRTKRRVIALVEDDNMIRQAELSPKSNGNLDNHVGQIENKQENKYFYGSDFQEVVDKKQILANRSSASITEILSSGSDEFIENYFNTNIADSRNHEICRQYLCCCCVLERDFLSREREVAVVLSSEDKLYVLPIGIAGDGSGTILKLQGRHRVEDIREVVVGIGLQVVRVYVGGRATYLFKTRSIEKSRQLLSTLKVIDSFAPNGELCLRSLEQVQVELFEKQICGGSKVSIFQYSMVQFWCSYNEGESWFSRSLFVAGGHVFLCFEDLMQFSSSCMDASLPPYFSLDLCCSIADISELVVDVRESRCVTIAVACAMSEFCPPGSAGAGSSDSSVNDKKIAPGSMTWKLQWFSDESPFKFVALLKAIHEGMTASPLLVRCIS from the exons AGCAGGCCGGTTCGTTGATCGACGGGAGCCTAGTGCTGAAGCTGAACCCGGCTGGGTTCCACTACGTCAACTCCCGGCTCGAGGCCTTGCACGAGCTCGAGAGCCTCCTCGCCGGCGCTCCCGTCGATTACCTCCGCGCCTACGTCTCCGACCTTGGAGACCACCGCGCGCTCGAGCAGCTGAGGAGGATTCTCAGGCTCTTGACATCCCTCAAGGTCGTTTCGGTGCTGCCGCCTTCCGCCAGGGACCCTACGCCGCTGTCGTTTTGGCCGTTTGGGAGGCTTAAGGTTTTGGAGCTTCGAGGATGCGATTTGTCCACCTCCGCCGCGAAAGGTTTGCTCGAGCTGCGGCACACCTTGGAGAAGATCATTTGCCATAATTCTACT GATGCTCTGCGGCATGTGTTTGCGAGTAGAATTGCAGAGATTAAGGACTCGCCGCAGTGGAACCGCCTGTCATTCGTTTCGTGTGCTTGTAATGGCTTGGTTCTCATGGATGAGTCTTTGCAACTTCTTCCTGCTGTCGAAACTCTCGACCTTAGCCGGAACAAGTTTGCAAAGGTTGATAATCTTCGCAAGTGTGTCAAATTGAAGCACCTAGACCTCGGTTTCAATCAGCTCAGAACGATTTCGTCATTTGGTCAG GTCACGTGCCGTTTActtaaacttgttttgaggAACAATGCTATAACTACATTGCGTGGGATTGAGAATTTGAAGTCACTGGAAGGGCTTGATGTTTCCTACAATATTCTTTCCAATTTTTCAGAGTTAGAATACCTTTCTGGACTTCGATCTCTTGAAAACTTGTGGTTGGAAGGGAATCCATTATGTTGTGCCAGTTGGTATCGGTCACAAGCATTCAGCTATGTCACTAATCCAGAAAAA TTGAAGTTAGATGATAAGGAGATCAGCACCAGAGAATTTTGGAAGAGGCAACTTATTATTGCTAGCAGGCACAAGCGACCTGCCAGCTTTGGGTTTTATTCTCCTGCAAAGTGCGATGATAAAGGAGATTCaattattaacaaaaaaagg AAAAAGGTATCTCGTCTTGCATCAATTGTTAATGAAGAGGAGAACACATGTTCTGACCAGGACTCTGTGTCTTGTGACAATGAGATTCAAAGCAGAGAGGATGGTGTCATATCTGACGATGAAGCTGAAATTGTTGATTTGATGACTAGAGTTGAGCTAATGAAGAAAGAGCGCTCCGTTCTTTGGTTGCGGGAGTTCAAGGAATGGTTAGATCGTGCTTCTGAGAATGATGCAGACATCAGTAGATATAGCAGGGCTAGATTGCATCTTGAGAAGGAAAACTATATAAAAAACAAGGCAAGTTGGAGGCAGCTAGGTGAAAAATCAACATATGTTCAAGCATCAGGAGACGAGAGTAGTACAAATGTTTTAGAATCAGTGGGGAATGTTGGTAGGGTCGGCCCAGTTGGCATGGATAGTAAAGATATCGGGGAGAGCTTAAAAGCATATTCGTATGAAGGGACAAGTACTTTCAGTTCAGAGGCTAAAAGTTCCCATACTCAGACATTCACCACTGATGGAGGTCATAGGATGGTCCAAAATTTGAGTATGTCTGCATTGTCTGTCATTGATGATATTTCAGAGTCTTATTCATCATCTGCTAACCCAGGATCACCGCCCCATTATCAAAAGGACATTCTCCATCGTCGACATAACTTAGAGGAGGAAATTTTACAGTTATCCGCAGAGTCTTATTCAGTGGCATCATCTGATAGTAATACCAGCTCAAGTGAAGATGAAAATTGTGAATCTAGGCAGTCGGTTCCTGAGAACTTGTTGAATGAGAGTGCCGAAGAATACCCATCTAAAAATTGTTTCAAGTATTATGACATAAAACATGAGGTTGACAGATGTTCGGTCGGCGTACGTGCCAGTGACATTCCTGCTGATGCTCATGATGTTGAAATTACTAATTGCATTAATGAAGAGGGTGATTTGCCGGAGAGGAGGAAAGGAAGACAGAGGACTAAAAGAAGAGTTATCGCTCTAGTAGAAGATGATAACATGATTAGGCAAGCAGAACTGTcaccaaaatcaaatggcaatcTAGATAATCATGTAGGGCAAATCGAAAATAAGCAAGAGAATAAATATTTCTATGGGAGTGATTTTCAAGAAGTTGTTGATAAGAAACAGATATTGGCAAATAGAAGCAGTGCCTCAATAACCGAAATCTTATCTTCAGGAAGTGATGAATTTATTGAGAATTATTTCAATACAAATATCGCAGATTCACGAAATCACGAGATATGTAGGCAGTATTTGTGTTGCTGTTGTGTACTTGAGCGGGATTTTCTTTCCCGAGAAAG AGAAGTTGCTGTTGTACTTAGTAGTGAAGACAAGCTTTATGTACTGCCCATTGGTATTGCAGGAGATGGGTCAG GCACCATCTTAAAGTTACAGGGTCGTCACAGGGTTGAGGATATCAGAGAAGTTGTAGTTGGTATAGGGCTTCAGGTTGTGAG GGTGTATGTAGGAGGCAGAGCGACTTACCTGTTTAAAACTAGAAGCATTGAAAAATCAAGACAGTTACTTTCTACTTTAAAAGTTATCGATTCTTTTGCCCCAAATGGAGAACTTTGCTTAAGAAG TTTGGAGCAGGTTCAGGTGGAGTTATTTGAGAAACAAATATGTGGAGGTTCAAAAGTGAGCATATTCCAGTATTCCATGGTACAGTTTTGGTGTAGTTATAATGAAG GTGAATCATGGTTTTCAAGATCATTATTTGTGGCTGGAGGGCACGTATTTTTGTGCTTTGAAGACCTTATGCAGTTCAGCTCTTCATGCATGGATGCGTCTTTGCCCCCATATTTTTCACTTGACTTGTGTTGCTCTATTGCCGACATATCTGAGTTG GTTGTCGATGTCAGAGAAAGTCGGTGTGTAACCATAGCTGTTGCGTGTGCAATGTCGGAGTTCTGCCCTCCAGGCTCAGCCGGAGCGGGCAGTTCAGACTCAAGTGTAAATGATAAAAAGATTGCTCCAGGCTCCATGACTTGGAAGCTCCAGTGGTTTTCCGACGAGAGTCCATTCAAGTTTGTGGCGTTGTTGAAGGCAATCCATGAAGGGATGACCGCTTCCCCCTTGCTTGTAAGATGTATATCGTGA
- the LOC137710809 gene encoding ABC transporter G family member STR-like — translation MAKMGRNVINRSLESLLDMDQSVATKVSGPPRATKMIPGHGLEFNNLSYSVMKKLKKDGVWIEKEAYLLNDISGQAVRGEIMAIMGPSGAGKSTFLDALAGRIAQGSLEGSVRIDGRTVTTSYMKMVSSYVMQDDQLFPMLTVFETFMFAAEVRLPPSISRNEKRKRVYELLEQLGLQSATHTYIGDEGRRGVSGGERRRVSIGIDIIHKPSLLFLDEPTSGLDSTSAFSVVEKVKEIARGGSIVMMTIHQPSYRIQMLLDRMTILARGRLIYLGSPHSMSAHLSGFGRPVPDGENGVEYLLDVIKEYDESTVGLDPLVLYQRDGIKPDQVARTPVLKTPRRTPYNKTPASKHAISLRSQAYSVGNRTPGPGQSGRFDYEDADEDVEDFDNSLERKSVHMTPKHHLSSGVYNPRLASQFYKDFPVWIYHGVKRTPRRPPSWTPVTTPGTTPGLTPLSVSGMKYQVSNQYPTPQLILQPPRRTSTNTHALFTPSINSSNAPSYEEFEIEDELDEPDLGPKYANPWLREVAVLSWRTALNVVRTPELFLSREIVLAVMALILSSLFRHLGGDTFTDINRLLNFYIFAVCLVFFSSNDAVPTFIQERFIFIRETSHNAYRASSYVISSLIVYLPFFAIQGYTFAAITKYILRLKSNVFYFWIILYASLITTNAYVMLVSALVPSYITGYAVVIATTALFFLTCGFFLKRSKIPEYWRWVHYISAIKYPFEAMLSNEFKGIRCYHGTPADLSPGPLGDLKISNLHLTSPLVAKNCAIIGQDVLSTMDINRDNIWYNVLILLAWGVLYRILFYMVLRFYSQNQRK, via the exons ATGGCGAAGATGGGGCGGAATGTCATCAACAGAAGCCTCGAGAGTCTGTTGGACATGGACCAATCAGTTGCTACGAAAGTCTCTGGCCCTCCTCGAGCCACGAAGATGATTCCAGGCCATGGACTTGAGTTCAATAACCTTTCGTATAGTGTAATGAAGAAGCTGAAAAAAGACGGGGTTTGGATCGAGAAAGAAGCGTATCTTCTCAATGACATCTCTGGCCAGGCAGTGAGGGGTGAGATCATGGCCATCATGGGACCTAGTGGTGCTGGGAAATCCACATTTCTTGATGCCTTGGCGGGACGGATTGCACAAGGGAGTTTGGAAGGCTCTGTTAGAATTGATGGAAGAACG GTTACTACAAGCTACATGAAGATGGTGTCGTCTTACGTGATGCAGGACGACCAGCTCTTTCCTATGCTGACTGTTTTCGAGACGTTCATGTTTGCAGCTGAGGTTAGGCTTCCTCCCTCCATTTCGAGGaatgaaaagagaaagagagtctATGAACTCCTTGAACAACTCGGCTTGCAG AGTGCAACACATACTTACATTGGAGATGAAGGGAGGAGAGGAGTGTCAGGAGGAGAAAGGCGGAGGGTGTCAATTGGAATTGACATCATCCACAAACCTTCACTGCTGTTTCTTGATGAACCAACTTCTGGTCTTGACTCCACAAGCGCTTTCAGTGTCGTGGAGAAGGTAAAGGAGATTGCTCGAGGTGGTAGCATCGTGATGATGACCATACATCAACCTTCATATCGTATTCAAATGCTCTTGGACCGCATGACAATCCTTGCAAG AGGAAGACTGATATATTTGGGAAGCCCGCACAGTATGTCTGCTCACCTTTCTGGATTTGGAAGGCCAGTTCCGGATGGTGAGAATGGCGTCGAGTATCTCCTGGATGTGATTAAAGAATATGATGAATCAACCGTGGGACTAGACCCGTTGGTGTTGTACCAACGTGACGGGATCAAACCTGATCAGGTGGCCAGAACCCCAGTTTTAAAAACACCAAGGAGAACTCCTTACAATAAGACCCCTGCATCCAAGCACGCAATCAGCCTCCGTAGTCAAGCCTATTCCGTGGGAAACAGGACACCTGGACCAGGCCAATCTGGTCGGTTTGATTACGAGGATGCTGATGAGGATGTTGAGGATTTTGACAACTCCCTTGAAAGGAAATCAGTTCATATGACACCAAAGCATCATCTGAGCAGTGGTGTGTATAACCCTCGTCTAGCGTCGCAGTTCTACAAGGACTTCCCTGTCTGGATATACCATGGAGTCAAACGAACCCCTCGTCGCCCACCATCATGGACTCCAGTTACAACTCCAGGAACGACACCTGGACTGACGCCACTCTCAGTCTCGGGTATGAAGTATCAAGTTTCAAACCAGTATCCAACACCTCAACTCATACTGCAGCCACCAAGACGCACTAGTACTAATACCCATGCACTCTTCACCCCTTCCATTAACTCCTCCAATGCACCTTCTTACGAAGAATTTGAAATAGAAGACGAGCTTGATGAGCCTGACCTCGGGCCTAAATATGCAAACCCGTGGCTCCGTGAGGTTGCAGTCCTCTCGTGGCGCACAGCGCTCAATGTGGTTCGCACTCCTGAACTCTTCCTGTCGCGTGAGATTGTGTTGGCAGTCATGGCACTAATTCTGTCTTCCCTTTTCCGACACTTGGGTGGTGATACTTTCACAGACATAAACCGTCTTCTCAACTTCTACATCTTTGCAGTCTGCCTGGTTTTCTTTTCGTCCAATGACGCTGTCCCGACTTTCATCCAAGAAAGGTTCATTTTCATCAGGGAAACTTCTCACAATGCTTATCGTGCTTCTTCCTACGTCATCTCTTCCCTCATTGTTTATCTCCCGTTCTTTGCCATCCAAGGTTACACATTTGCTGCCATTACCAAATACATTCTTCGCCTCAAAAGCAATGTTTTCTACTTCTGGATCATCCTCTATGCCTCGCTCATCACCACCAACGCTTACGTGATGCTTGTGAGCGCCCTTGTGCCGAGCTACATCACAGGGTATGCCGTTGTGATAGCTACCACAGCTCTTTTCTTTCTGACTTGCGGCTTTTTCTTGAAGCGCTCGAAGATACCAGAATACTGGAGGTGGGTGCATTACATCTCTGCAATCAAGTACCCATTTGAGGCAATGCTATCAAATGAATTCAAAGGAATACGTTGCTACCATGGCACGCCGGCAGATCTTTCCCCCGGACCTCTAGGAGATTTGAAGATCAGTAACCTGCACTTAACATCCCCATTAGTAGCTAAGAACTGTGCGATTATCGGACAAGACGTACTCTCCACGATGGATATCAACAGAGATAACATCTGGTACAATGTTTTAATCTTGCTAGCTTGGGGTGTTCTCTACCGAATCTTATTCTACATGGTCCTCAGATTCTATTCCCAGAACCAGAGAAAATGA
- the LOC137710810 gene encoding TPR repeat-containing thioredoxin TDX-like isoform X2, with translation MDAAKVRELKEFISKCKSNPSIIHTPSLAFFKSYLQSLGARIPPVPEMDKDDGDMSDTKQHFDVKREPSGDNDDHIIESDIELDVTDVVEPDNDPPQKMGDPSIEVTEEMQDAAQIEKSKAIDAISEGKLDEAIDHITEAIVLNPASAILKATRASFFVKLNKPNAAIRDANAALEINPDSAKGYKMRGMAKAMLGQWEEAVSDLHVASKLDHDEEIGSVLKKVEPNVHKIEEHHRKYERLRKERESKRAEQERKRQAEARERDASSALKDGEVIGIHSARELETKLNAASKTSRLAILYFTATWCGPCRFISPLYTSLAGKYKKVVFFKVDIDEARDVAANWNISSVPAFFFVKNGKEVDKMVGADKTALEKKIAQHAGSI, from the exons ATGGATGCTGCAAAGGTACGAGAGCTGAAGGAGTTCATCAGCAAGTGCAAGTCAAACCCTTCAATTATTCACACCCCTTCTCTCGCCTTCTTCAAGTCCTATCTCCAAAG CCTCGGTGCTCGGATTCCGCCGGTTCCGGAAATG GATAAAGATGACGGTGACATGTCAGACACGAAACAACATTTTGATGTCAAACGTGAACCATCTGGGGATAATGATGATCACATCATTGAATCTGATATCGAGTTGGATGTTACTGATGTTGTGGAGCCTGATAACGATCCTCCACAGAAG ATGGGAGATCCGTCAATTGAAGTTACAGAAGAAATGCAGGATGCTGCACaaatagaaaaatcaaaagctATTGATGCTATCTCTGAAG GTAAGCTGGACGAAGCCATAGATCATATAACAGAAGCCATAGTGTTGAACCCAGCTTCAGCTATACTAAAAGCAACCAGAG CTAGTTTCTTTGTCAAACTGAATAAACCAAATGCGGCAATTCGTGATGCTAATGCAGCTTTAGAG ATTAACCCCGACTCTGCAAAAGGATATAAAATGAGAGGAATGGCTAAGGCCATGTTGGGTCAATGGGAAGAGGCAGTGAGTGATCTGCATGTAGCATCAAAGTTAGATCATGATGAGGAGATTGGTTCGGTGCTTAAAAAG GTTGAACCTAATGTTCACAAAATTGAAGAGCATCACAGAAAGTATGAACGCTTGCGTAAAGAAAGGGAGTCAAAAAGAGCTGAACAGGAGAGAAAGCGGCAAGCTGAAGCTCGA GAACGGGATGCGTCGTCTGCTCTTAAGGATG GAGAAGTAATTGGTATACACTCAGCCAGAGAATTAGAGACAAAGTTGAATGCTGCTTCAAAGACATCGCGCCTTGCAATCCTCTACTTCACAGCAACATGGTGTGGTCCTTGCCGCTTCATATCTCCCTTGTATACAAGCTTAGCTGGAAAGTACAAAAAAGTCGTTTTTTTTAAAGTTGACATCGATGAGGCAAGAGATGTGGCGGCAAACTGGAATATCAGCAGTGTTCCGGCCTTTTTCTTTGTGAAAAACGGTAAGGAGGTTGACAAGATGGTGGGGGCAGACAAAACTGCACTAGAAAAGAAGATTGCACAACATGCAGGCTCAATCTGA
- the LOC137710919 gene encoding protein TIFY 6B-like has protein sequence MERDFLGLSSNSGGATLKEEPNKETKNSAVPRSSGMQWSFSNKVSAPPQFLSFNSPQEDGPRKTAHDNSSAFTTISTADAFHSSQKLFSGGIQKNFVFDKRAGNHCATTVYPMPQFDAHSVHQSQDVMIYPVVSQHNQRIPITLSSPVLQSHAPVGHIGSTIKLQPLGGVPVLAPVSALPSTTSVVGTTDLRNASNSSGAPAQLTIFYAGSVNVYNDISPEKAQAIMFLAGNGSSPTHCKATSVTQVHAPIPRPSLVGDGFFRNQSHITSSVSALPSPLSATSYMSSNSGGAFNSTNEIAIVKPVGTSASPVDRSEPSTEVSSVGSPMTNLIPAVPVPQSRKASLARFFEKRKERMMSTAPYSVSRKSPDCSTPGS, from the exons ATGGAGAGGGATTTTCTGGGCCTGAGCTCAAACAGTGGTGGTGCGACTCTGAAGGAAGAACCCAATAAAGAAACCAAGAATTCAG CGGTGCCAAGAAGTTCAGGGATGCAGTGGTCATTTTCAAACAAGGTTTCTGCACCTCCGCAATTCCTGTCTTTCAATTCTCCTCAAGAAGATGGGCCAAGAAAAACTGCTCATGATAATTCATCTGCATTTACTACTATATCAACTGCTGATGCTTTTCACTCCAGCCAGAAGTTGTTCTCTGGTGGGATTCAG AAAAATTTCGTTTTTGATAAGCGAGCTGGAAACCACTGTGCAACGACGGTATATCCTATGCCTCAATTTGATGCACATTCAGTTCATCAATCACAAGATGTAATGATATACCCGGTAGTCAGCCAACACAACCAAAGGATTCCGATTACTTTGAGTTCTCCAGTTCTTCAGTCCCATGCTCCTGTTGGGCATAttggttctaccataaaactgCAACCACTTGGAGGAGTTCCGGTTCTGGCCCCTGTATCTGCTCTTCCTTCTACAACCTCCGTAGTTGGTACCACTGATCTCAG GAATGCATCCAATTCTTCTGGGGCGCCTGCTCAGTTAACCATCTTTTATGCTGGTTCTGTGAACGTTTATAATGATATATCTCCAGAGAAG GCCCAGGCTATTATGTTTCTGGCTGGAAATGGATCATCTCCAACTCATTGTAAGGCAACATCCGTAACTCAAGTGCATGCACCGATACCTAGGCCTTCACTAGTAGGCGACGGTTTTTTCAGGAACCAGTCCCATATTACATCTTCAGTCTCTGCACTTCCAAGTCCTCTTTCTGCAACTTCATACATGAGTTCTAACTCTGGAGGAGCATTTAATAGCACCAATGAAATAGCTATAGTGAAACCAGTAGGAACTTCAGCATCTCCCGTTGACCGCTCAGAGCCTTCTACAGAAGTCAGTTCAGTGGGATCGCCTATGACAAACCTGATTCCAGCAG TACCTGTGCCTCAATCACGTAAAGCATCCTTGGCCCGGTTTTTTGAGAAGCGCAAAGAGAG GATGATGAGCACAGCGCCATACAGTGTCAGTAGAAAATCTCCAGACTGCAGCACTCCCGGATCGTAA
- the LOC137710690 gene encoding surfeit locus protein 1-like codes for MAAKTSIAKTITKLYYSSGSHSSHRKHLAPLSLSSSFSSSSPADASSAAESQSTISSQSPERERSRLSRWLLFLPGAITFGLGTWQIIRRQEKIKMLDYRRKRLELEPLNLSNASPSSQELDQLEFRRVKCKGYFDEKRSIYVGPRSRSISGVTENGYYIITPLIPIPEKPESVQPPILVNRGWVPRSWKDEASKVSKDGEQPSDIKPSSVQETERRSWWRLWRKKPEVVEDKTPAVAPVEVVGVVRGSEKPSIFVPPNDPNSGQWFYIDVPAIARKCGLPEDTVYIEDANENVNPSNPYPLPKDVSTLIRSSVMPQDHLNYTLTWYSLSAAVTFMAFLRLKPKKSRR; via the exons ATGGCAGCAAAAACCTCCATTGccaaaaccataaccaagctTTATTATTCTAGCGGCTCCCATTCTTCTCACCGCAAACATCTGGCCCCACTCTCactctcttcttccttctccagCTCCTCCCCTGCCGATGCTTCCTCAGCAGCCGAGTCTCAATCAACCATCTCTTCACAATCTCCAG AGAGGGAAAGGTCGAGATTGTCGAGATGGTTGCTGTTTCTTCCTGGAGCTATCACTTTTGGCCTTGGGACTTGGCAGATTATCAGAAGGCAAGAGAAG ATAAAAATGTTAGATTATAGACGGAAGAGGTTGGAATTGGAACCTTTAAACTTGAGCAATGCCTCTCCGTCAAGTCAAGAATTGGATCAGTTGGAGTTTAGAAGGGTGAAATGCAAAGGTTATTTTGATGAGAAAAGGTCAATCTACGTGGGCCCTCGTTCAAGAAGCATTTCCGGCGTGACTGAAAACGGTTACTATATCATCACACCTCTTATCCCGATCCCTGAAAAACCGGAGAG TGTGCAGCCACCAATATTGGTCAACAGAGGATGGGTACCCCGAAGTTGGAAAGATGAGGCTTCAAAAGTTTCAAAAGATGGTGAACAGCCTTCTGATATAAAACCCTCGTCTGTCCAAGAGACTGAAAGAAGGTCTTGGTGGAGGTTGTGGAGAAAGAAGCCTgaagttgttgag GATAAGACCCCTGCTGTTGCTCCTGTGGAAGTCGTTGGAGTAGTTCGAGGGAGTGAAAAGCCTAGCATATTTGTTCCACCAAATGATCCAAACTCCGGTCAATGGTTCTACATTGATGTTCCTGCAATTGCTCGTAAGTGTGGACTCCCTGAGGATACTGTTTACATTGAAGACGCAAATGAAAATGTCAATCCAAGTAACCCTTACCCGCTTCCAAAGGATGTCAGTACCTTGATTCGGAGTTCTGTCATGCCTCAGGACCATCTGAATTATACTTTGACATG GTATTCCCTCTCTGCAGCAGTTACATTCATGGCTTTCTTGAGACTAAAACCAAAAAAGAGCCGGAGATAG